The following are encoded together in the Bacillota bacterium genome:
- the gmhB gene encoding D-glycero-beta-D-manno-heptose 1,7-bisphosphate 7-phosphatase translates to MSEKKARPAVFLDRDGVINVDPVEFVTRPEELQLIPSSAEAIARFNAAGVPVIVCSNQSGVARGLYTMQTLEQISERLQQMLGEYGARIDAFYYCPHDDADNCDCRKPRPGLLLRAAQAHGIALERSVFVGDSWRDIVAGRAARVKTVLVLSGHVKPEMLDSAEIQQHPPDHVAPDLQGAAEWILHQVNSCE, encoded by the coding sequence TTGAGCGAAAAAAAGGCTCGTCCTGCCGTGTTTTTGGACAGAGACGGCGTGATTAACGTGGATCCGGTGGAGTTTGTCACGCGACCGGAGGAGTTGCAACTGATTCCCTCCTCGGCAGAGGCGATAGCCCGTTTCAATGCGGCGGGGGTGCCTGTCATCGTTTGCTCCAACCAGTCGGGGGTGGCACGAGGGCTGTACACCATGCAAACCCTGGAGCAGATTAGCGAGCGGCTCCAGCAGATGCTGGGTGAATACGGAGCACGTATTGACGCCTTCTACTACTGTCCGCACGACGACGCCGACAACTGCGACTGCCGAAAGCCCAGACCGGGGTTGCTGCTGAGAGCGGCGCAGGCACACGGCATCGCGCTGGAGCGTTCGGTGTTTGTGGGTGATTCGTGGCGTGACATTGTGGCAGGACGCGCGGCGAGAGTAAAGACGGTGCTGGTGCTGAGCGGGCATGTGAAACCGGAGATGCTGGATTCCGCCGAGATACAGCAACATCCTCCGGACCACGTTGCGCCAGACCTGCAGGGAGCGGCAGAGTGGATCCTGCATCAGGTGAACAGCTGCGAATAG
- a CDS encoding DUF72 domain-containing protein: MALRVLIGTSGWSYDHWRGIFYPPELERKGWLAFYARVFPTVEINSSFYRLPFENMVLRWYQHTPESFVFAAKFSRLATHVQRLRDCQGIVQRWLERVRLLENKLGVVLVQLPPGLHRDVPLLEQFLHLFPEGIHVAVEFRHPSWECDEVYQMLRTLGVAHCTISYPRYPTDWTVTAPFAYVRMHGVTRAYDYCYNTEELRELARHIRHLLREVDRVFVYFNNDTSGYAPDNARQLQTILAMESEVAGT, from the coding sequence ATGGCACTGCGTGTGCTGATCGGCACTTCTGGCTGGAGTTACGATCACTGGCGCGGTATCTTCTACCCCCCCGAGCTGGAGCGCAAAGGGTGGCTTGCCTTCTACGCGCGGGTGTTTCCTACAGTGGAGATTAACAGCAGCTTCTACCGTTTGCCTTTTGAAAACATGGTGCTCCGCTGGTACCAGCACACGCCGGAAAGCTTTGTGTTTGCTGCCAAGTTTTCGAGACTGGCGACACATGTACAACGCCTGCGTGATTGTCAGGGAATCGTGCAGCGTTGGCTGGAGCGTGTCCGTTTGCTGGAAAATAAACTGGGTGTGGTGCTGGTGCAGTTGCCTCCCGGATTGCACAGGGATGTCCCGTTGCTGGAGCAATTTCTTCACCTGTTCCCCGAAGGGATTCACGTCGCGGTAGAGTTTCGCCATCCTTCATGGGAGTGCGATGAGGTGTACCAGATGCTCCGCACGCTGGGTGTGGCGCACTGTACCATCAGCTATCCCCGCTACCCGACGGACTGGACGGTGACCGCCCCATTTGCCTATGTGCGCATGCACGGCGTGACGCGGGCGTACGACTACTGTTACAACACCGAAGAACTGCGCGAACTCGCCAGACACATTCGGCATCTGCTTCGCGAGGTCGACCGGGTGTTCGTGTATTTCAACAACGATACCAGCGGCTACGCCCCCGATAACGCCCGCCAGCTGCAAACTATCCTTGCGATGGAATCGGAGGTTGCAGGAACCTGA
- a CDS encoding family 78 glycoside hydrolase catalytic domain produces MKLRTEWLFVLVFVLALALPGESKRRLSVTHLLTEWLENPLGIDTPQPHFSWQIQHADRGASQSAYQIQVASRPELLRDGKADMWDSGRVDSPQSLHIRYEGKPLQSRTTYYWRVRVWDHNGVTSAYSQPATFETALMDASEWQAKWVVVPRGGGNGWHSQFADRVDVTKWVQIDLRQPVEFQRVVLYPARPHNWVRDEPGFGFPVRFRLEASDEPDFVQPRLLADYTQADVPNPGAGPFPIDVGNQKARYVRLVITKLHHPADTRPLAALAEMEVLDSGGNNLALHAAVTTDSWNMDSIEENDWSRAMLTDGIRESRPSDRFAPMLRREFKVNGRVRRARAYVTGLGYYELYLNGQKVGDRVLDPPYTNFHKRIYYSTYDVTPLLRRGDNCVGALLGNGWWKGKPHFLLQMYIEYTDGTEQIITSDGEWRWAKSPILDNSLYHGETVDARLEQPRWCEPGFIMQEGVWQKVLVGEMPGVTLSAQMMPPIKVTQTLKPKWISEPRPGVFVVDFGQNFSGWCRLRVKGAPGTTVTLKHAEVLFENVLVNQQNLRSARATDTYILKGDGVEVYEPRFTYHGFRYVQVEGYPGTLTRDDIEGRVVHTAFEQRGQFECSNELLNQIQRNAQWGYRTNWHSIPTDCPQRDERQGWMGDAQMTANMGLYNFTAESAYVKFLRDIADAQGEDGRIPDTVPHVWGTNPGDPQWAGAYLFIAWDMYRHTGAKHLLEQHYEGMKRYVEMLRREAGDSHILTRNNYGDWVAVVETPKDLISTGTYYLSVKTLADIAQVLGKWSDEREYRALCERIADAFHRRFWSAETGYYGNGSQFSNIFPLYLGIVPKEHQQKVLEHVIHDITVNHKGHLSTGFIGTRYLLDTLTMYGRADIAYLVASQDTYPSWGYMVRMGATTIWELWKYEVGPGMNSHNHPAFGLVSGWFYEALAGLRPDPVRGDWEHFTVRPHAVGDLRWAQASADTMRGKVAVRWEKRPDAFLLSVVVPVNSSATVYIPKAGIATPALIEAEGRVWSKGSFNPKVPGVKSARDEGEWMVVEIGSGDYHFKLHADR; encoded by the coding sequence ATGAAGTTGCGAACGGAATGGTTGTTTGTGCTTGTGTTTGTGCTGGCACTCGCGCTACCCGGCGAATCGAAACGCCGTCTGAGCGTCACCCACCTTCTCACGGAGTGGCTGGAAAACCCGCTGGGGATTGATACCCCTCAACCGCACTTCAGCTGGCAGATACAACATGCCGACCGGGGTGCCAGCCAGAGCGCGTACCAGATACAGGTCGCCAGCAGACCGGAGCTGCTGCGCGATGGCAAGGCGGACATGTGGGACAGTGGCAGGGTGGATTCGCCGCAGAGCCTGCACATCCGATATGAAGGAAAACCTCTGCAGAGCCGAACCACCTACTACTGGCGCGTGCGAGTGTGGGACCACAACGGCGTGACCAGTGCCTACAGCCAGCCCGCCACCTTCGAAACCGCCCTGATGGACGCCAGCGAATGGCAGGCAAAGTGGGTTGTCGTGCCACGAGGGGGTGGAAACGGCTGGCACTCGCAGTTTGCGGATAGAGTGGACGTTACCAAGTGGGTTCAGATAGACCTGCGCCAGCCGGTGGAGTTCCAGCGGGTGGTGCTTTACCCCGCCAGACCGCACAACTGGGTGCGCGACGAACCCGGCTTCGGCTTTCCGGTGCGTTTCCGCCTCGAAGCCAGCGATGAACCCGATTTTGTTCAGCCGCGTCTCCTTGCCGACTACACACAAGCCGACGTGCCGAACCCGGGCGCAGGTCCGTTTCCCATCGACGTGGGCAATCAAAAAGCGCGCTACGTGCGACTGGTCATCACCAAACTGCACCATCCCGCCGATACGCGCCCGCTGGCAGCGCTTGCGGAAATGGAGGTGCTCGACTCCGGAGGCAACAACCTCGCCCTCCACGCTGCCGTGACCACCGACAGCTGGAACATGGACAGCATCGAAGAGAACGACTGGAGCCGGGCGATGCTCACCGATGGGATACGCGAATCGCGTCCTTCAGACAGGTTTGCCCCCATGTTGCGGCGCGAGTTCAAGGTGAACGGAAGGGTCAGGCGGGCTCGCGCCTACGTGACCGGTCTGGGCTACTACGAGCTTTACCTCAATGGACAGAAAGTGGGCGACCGCGTGCTCGACCCACCTTACACCAACTTCCACAAGCGCATCTACTACAGCACGTATGATGTCACTCCCCTGCTGCGGCGGGGCGATAACTGCGTGGGCGCACTGCTGGGCAACGGCTGGTGGAAAGGCAAACCCCACTTCCTGTTACAGATGTATATCGAATACACCGACGGCACGGAGCAGATAATCACCAGCGACGGAGAGTGGCGCTGGGCGAAAAGCCCCATTCTGGACAACAGCCTGTATCACGGTGAAACCGTTGACGCCCGACTGGAACAGCCCCGCTGGTGCGAGCCCGGTTTTATCATGCAGGAGGGCGTTTGGCAAAAAGTGTTGGTGGGCGAAATGCCAGGGGTTACCCTTTCTGCCCAGATGATGCCGCCAATTAAGGTCACTCAAACCCTCAAGCCGAAGTGGATTAGCGAGCCGCGCCCGGGGGTGTTCGTGGTGGACTTCGGGCAGAACTTCTCGGGCTGGTGTCGGTTGCGGGTGAAGGGTGCGCCCGGAACCACCGTCACGCTCAAACACGCCGAGGTGCTTTTCGAGAACGTACTGGTCAACCAGCAGAACCTGCGCAGCGCACGAGCCACCGATACCTACATCCTGAAAGGCGACGGCGTGGAGGTCTACGAGCCCCGCTTCACCTACCACGGCTTCCGCTACGTGCAGGTAGAGGGCTACCCGGGCACTTTGACGCGCGACGACATCGAGGGACGGGTGGTGCATACCGCCTTCGAACAGCGGGGACAGTTTGAATGCTCCAACGAGTTGCTGAACCAGATCCAGCGCAACGCCCAATGGGGCTATCGCACGAACTGGCACAGCATCCCCACCGACTGTCCCCAGCGCGACGAGCGACAGGGCTGGATGGGCGATGCCCAGATGACCGCCAACATGGGGCTGTATAACTTCACCGCTGAGTCCGCTTACGTCAAGTTCCTGCGTGACATCGCGGACGCGCAGGGCGAGGACGGACGGATACCCGACACGGTGCCGCACGTGTGGGGAACCAACCCGGGCGACCCGCAGTGGGCAGGTGCCTATCTCTTCATCGCGTGGGATATGTACCGCCACACGGGCGCAAAGCACCTTCTGGAACAACACTACGAGGGCATGAAGCGTTACGTGGAGATGCTGCGGCGCGAGGCAGGCGACAGCCACATCCTCACCCGCAACAACTACGGTGACTGGGTGGCGGTGGTGGAGACCCCCAAAGACCTCATCTCCACCGGCACCTATTACCTGAGCGTGAAGACGCTGGCGGACATCGCGCAGGTGCTGGGCAAGTGGTCGGACGAACGTGAGTATCGCGCCCTGTGTGAACGCATCGCCGATGCCTTTCACAGGCGATTCTGGAGCGCGGAAACCGGTTACTACGGCAACGGCAGCCAGTTCTCCAACATCTTCCCGCTGTATCTCGGCATCGTGCCCAAAGAGCACCAGCAGAAGGTGCTGGAGCACGTGATACACGACATCACGGTGAACCACAAAGGGCACCTCAGCACGGGCTTCATCGGCACGCGCTACCTGCTGGACACTTTGACCATGTATGGGCGAGCAGACATCGCGTATCTGGTGGCGTCGCAGGATACCTACCCCAGCTGGGGCTACATGGTGCGTATGGGTGCGACCACGATATGGGAGCTGTGGAAGTACGAGGTGGGACCTGGCATGAACTCGCACAACCATCCCGCCTTTGGACTGGTCAGCGGGTGGTTCTATGAGGCACTGGCAGGGCTTCGCCCCGACCCCGTGCGGGGGGACTGGGAGCATTTCACCGTGCGTCCGCACGCCGTCGGAGACCTGCGCTGGGCACAGGCTTCCGCAGACACCATGCGCGGCAAAGTAGCGGTGCGCTGGGAGAAACGTCCCGATGCTTTCCTGCTGAGCGTGGTCGTGCCTGTGAACAGTTCAGCGACGGTGTACATTCCCAAAGCGGGCATCGCCACACCCGCCCTCATCGAGGCAGAAGGTAGAGTGTGGAGCAAAGGCTCATTCAACCCCAAGGTGCCCGGTGTGAAAAGCGCACGTGACGAGGGCGAGTGGATGGTGGTGGAGATTGGCTCTGGCGACTATCATTTCAAGCTACACGCAGACAGATGA
- a CDS encoding DUF1844 domain-containing protein: MEEQQQSQSEQTTQEQARQEPVDVLTVALWMIEEMQAQAWIKMGLWKDPVLGELRTDLPQAKIAIDCVAALAEVLKPHISDSQRRDLERLLTDLRLNFVQRRAAGE, encoded by the coding sequence ATGGAGGAGCAGCAACAGTCGCAGTCGGAACAGACCACGCAGGAGCAGGCACGCCAGGAGCCGGTGGATGTATTGACGGTTGCTTTGTGGATGATTGAGGAAATGCAGGCTCAGGCGTGGATTAAAATGGGGTTATGGAAAGACCCTGTGCTGGGGGAATTACGTACGGACCTGCCGCAGGCAAAAATCGCCATCGATTGCGTGGCGGCGCTGGCGGAAGTGCTGAAACCGCATATCTCGGACTCCCAGCGCCGCGATTTAGAGCGATTGCTTACTGATTTGAGGCTCAATTTCGTGCAGCGCAGGGCAGCGGGAGAGTAG
- a CDS encoding GNAT family N-acetyltransferase, producing MRIRPFRIEDQQAVLTLWNQCMGEAFPLDAPLFEQNVLRDAHFDPEAVWVAEDVTGKLLAYAHARVCKEPLGSAGMMPEQGWIGALAFVPDEQGQQAARQLLQTALDWLKKQGRKRVNYGSDPAHFFPGVPAEQTLHQQLLREAGFAISEHVAVDLVRELADYRVPEEVEANLHRLRGEYVIRNCTQEDVPALLLFLQKEFPGRWYYETVKRLEVEDTPRDILILVQGDEVVGFCHTFHRGSKRIGPSIYWRKLLGEAYGGLGPIGLAESTRGKGLGLALLCKGVEYVQQQGAQRMAIDWTDLVDFYGKIGFRVWKRYHSSSRNL from the coding sequence ATGCGGATACGCCCCTTTCGCATCGAAGACCAGCAGGCTGTTCTGACGCTGTGGAACCAATGCATGGGAGAGGCATTCCCGCTGGATGCCCCGCTGTTTGAGCAGAACGTGCTGCGGGATGCCCATTTCGATCCCGAAGCGGTGTGGGTAGCGGAAGACGTAACGGGCAAACTGCTGGCTTACGCACACGCCAGGGTATGCAAAGAGCCGCTTGGCTCGGCGGGCATGATGCCCGAACAGGGCTGGATCGGCGCGCTGGCGTTCGTGCCCGACGAGCAGGGTCAACAGGCGGCGCGCCAGCTGCTGCAAACCGCGCTGGACTGGCTGAAGAAGCAGGGCAGGAAGCGGGTGAACTACGGCTCCGACCCCGCGCACTTTTTCCCCGGCGTGCCGGCGGAACAAACGCTGCATCAGCAGCTGCTGCGGGAAGCAGGCTTCGCTATCAGCGAGCACGTGGCGGTGGATTTGGTGCGCGAGCTGGCAGACTATCGCGTGCCCGAAGAGGTGGAGGCAAACCTGCATCGCCTGCGCGGGGAGTACGTCATTCGTAACTGCACTCAGGAAGACGTGCCCGCCCTGCTCCTTTTCTTGCAGAAGGAGTTTCCGGGCAGGTGGTACTACGAAACCGTCAAGCGGCTGGAGGTGGAGGATACCCCGCGTGACATCCTTATCCTCGTGCAGGGCGACGAGGTGGTGGGCTTCTGCCACACCTTCCATCGCGGCTCCAAACGCATCGGTCCTTCCATCTACTGGCGCAAACTGCTGGGTGAGGCGTATGGGGGACTGGGGCCTATCGGTCTGGCGGAGAGCACGCGGGGCAAAGGTCTGGGGCTGGCGTTGCTGTGCAAGGGCGTGGAATATGTGCAGCAGCAGGGGGCGCAACGCATGGCAATTGACTGGACGGATTTGGTGGACTTCTACGGCAAAATCGGCTTCCGTGTGTGGAAGCGGTATCACTCCTCCTCGCGAAACCTGTAG
- a CDS encoding DUF935 domain-containing protein — protein sequence MDISSWWRRVRRRGLDREQAAVEITAAFRSGTAVDEDDLLRTRGERVYDEMLTDAQVQSALTTKKFGILDADWQVVPDGEDEPSQQAAELVRFALGQLRGSVTRILLNALDALAHGYSVQEINYSLCEQDPWRGRVIWQSIKSKPPRLFRLEIDEYRNLKSLYLRMPGGQEQPLPAEKFVLYAYNSRYESPYGRSDLRSAYKHWWAKQLLLKFWLLSLEKFGAPTVKGVVPRHVPEEERRELLRVLDRIQQETAVVLPEDVQIELMEGRSPIGAAYLQAVQFHNREIARAILGQTLATDEGMRTGSLALGRVHYRVMQLYFRALRRDLAEQVMEEQLFRRLVELNFAGAKVPRFVWVEREEAEDG from the coding sequence TTGGACATCTCATCGTGGTGGCGTCGCGTGCGGCGGCGCGGGCTGGATAGAGAGCAGGCGGCGGTGGAAATCACCGCCGCTTTTCGTTCAGGCACCGCTGTGGACGAAGACGACCTGTTACGCACGCGCGGCGAGCGGGTGTACGACGAGATGCTCACCGACGCGCAGGTGCAGTCCGCGCTGACCACCAAGAAGTTCGGCATTCTGGATGCGGACTGGCAGGTGGTGCCGGACGGCGAGGACGAGCCATCGCAGCAGGCGGCGGAGCTGGTGCGCTTCGCGCTGGGGCAGCTACGCGGCTCGGTAACACGCATCCTGCTAAACGCGCTGGACGCGCTGGCTCACGGCTACTCCGTGCAGGAGATTAACTACTCGCTGTGCGAGCAAGATCCCTGGCGCGGCAGGGTCATCTGGCAAAGCATCAAGAGCAAGCCTCCACGCCTGTTTCGGCTGGAGATCGACGAATACCGCAACCTGAAGTCGCTGTATCTGCGGATGCCGGGAGGGCAAGAGCAGCCGCTTCCCGCCGAGAAGTTCGTGCTGTATGCCTACAACAGCCGCTACGAGTCGCCGTACGGGCGCAGCGACCTGCGGTCGGCATACAAGCACTGGTGGGCGAAGCAGCTGTTGCTGAAGTTCTGGTTGCTGTCGCTGGAGAAGTTCGGCGCGCCAACGGTGAAGGGGGTGGTGCCCCGGCACGTGCCCGAAGAGGAGCGGCGCGAGCTGCTGCGGGTGCTGGACCGCATCCAGCAGGAGACGGCGGTGGTGTTACCCGAGGACGTGCAGATCGAGCTCATGGAGGGCAGGTCGCCCATCGGGGCGGCGTACCTGCAGGCGGTGCAGTTCCACAACCGCGAAATCGCCCGCGCCATTCTGGGGCAGACGCTGGCAACGGACGAAGGGATGCGAACCGGCTCGCTTGCGCTGGGCAGGGTGCATTATCGGGTGATGCAGCTCTATTTTCGCGCCCTGCGCCGTGACCTTGCGGAGCAGGTGATGGAAGAGCAGTTGTTCCGGCGGCTGGTGGAGCTGAACTTCGCCGGGGCGAAGGTACCGCGCTTCGTATGGGTGGAACGAGAAGAGGCGGAAGACGGGTAA